One genomic window of Streptomyces sp. NBC_01498 includes the following:
- a CDS encoding ATP-binding cassette domain-containing protein, producing the protein MTPTVQKTGGSPPPVLELEHISKSFGAVQALGDVSMSVAAGEVVALVGDNGAGKSTLIKTVSGAHPRDGGTMSVNGEQVSPRKPIDSTRLGIATVYQDLALCDNLDIVANLFLGREKHHGGFLSALDMEQIAVGLLKRLSVRIKDLRAPVSSLSGGQRQSVAIARSLLGDPRLVILDEPTAALGVEQTAEVLELIERLRAEGHAVLMVSHNLADVFDVADRIVCLRLGRSVTEFPVEGTTEEQVVAAITGIADSSAHKRRKLRRDRAEEG; encoded by the coding sequence ATGACACCGACCGTCCAGAAGACGGGCGGAAGCCCGCCTCCCGTGCTCGAACTGGAGCACATCAGCAAGAGCTTCGGCGCCGTACAGGCGCTCGGCGACGTCAGCATGAGCGTCGCCGCCGGAGAGGTCGTGGCCCTCGTCGGCGACAACGGGGCCGGAAAGTCCACCCTGATCAAGACGGTCTCCGGAGCACACCCCCGCGACGGCGGCACCATGTCCGTGAACGGCGAGCAGGTGTCCCCGCGCAAGCCCATCGACTCGACCCGCCTCGGCATCGCGACCGTCTACCAGGACCTCGCCCTGTGCGACAACCTCGACATCGTCGCCAACCTGTTCCTCGGGCGCGAGAAGCACCACGGGGGCTTCCTGAGCGCCCTCGACATGGAACAGATCGCCGTCGGGCTGCTCAAGCGGCTCTCCGTGAGGATCAAGGACCTGCGGGCCCCCGTCTCGTCACTCTCCGGCGGGCAGCGCCAGTCGGTCGCCATCGCACGGTCCCTGCTCGGCGACCCGCGACTGGTCATCCTGGACGAGCCCACCGCCGCGCTCGGCGTCGAGCAGACCGCCGAAGTGCTCGAACTCATCGAGCGGCTGCGCGCCGAGGGCCACGCCGTCCTCATGGTGAGCCACAACCTCGCCGACGTCTTCGACGTGGCGGACCGGATCGTGTGCCTGCGGCTCGGCCGCAGCGTCACCGAGTTCCCCGTCGAGGGAACCACCGAGGAGCAGGTCGTCGCCGCCATCACGGGCATCGCCGACAGCAGTGCCCACAAGCGCCGGAAGCTGCGCCGCGACCGGGCCGAGGAAGGATGA